One Misgurnus anguillicaudatus chromosome 20, ASM2758022v2, whole genome shotgun sequence DNA segment encodes these proteins:
- the sdc2 gene encoding syndecan-2 encodes MRNLWMILTLGLTVFLAGERIAVAAAKSPSLTDDLYLDQAGSGFPEDDDDFNSGSGSGAGDEIEVPVTVKTLFIVPKAKPTQDSTKDFTPKVDIFTTRDVPKDSKKRTRIEAPVVTEDPLRNPATSTTSSPRSPVEVQSENLFQRTEVLAAVIAGGVIGFLFAIFLILLLVYRMRKKDEGSYDLGERKPSGAAYQKAPTKEFYA; translated from the exons ATAGCGGTCGCGGCGGCCAAATCCCCCTCCTTAACCGATGACTTATATCTGGACCAGGCAGGATCAGGTTTCCCTGAAGATGATGATGACTTCAACTCTGGATCGGGATCAG GAGCTGGGGACGAGATTGAAGTACCTGTCACAGTAAAAACATTGTTCATCGTGCCTAAAGCGAAGCCCACACAGGACTCCACCAAAGACTTTACACCGAAAGTGGACATATTTACAACGCGCGATGTCCCCAAAGATTCAAAGAAACGAACTAGGATAGAG GCCCCGGTTGTCACAGAGGACCCGCTCAGAAACCCAGCCACAAGTACCACCAGCTCTCCTAGATCCCCCGTGGAAGTCCAATCTGAAAATCTCTTCCAGAGGACAGAGGTTTTGGCAGCTG TCATCGCGGGCGGAGTCATCGGCTTCCTCTTTGCCATCTTCCTCATCCTCCTCTTGGTGTACCGCATGAGAAAGAAGGACGAAGGCAGCTACGACCTCGGAGAGAGGAAGCCCTCCGGAGCGGCCTACCAGAAAGCTCCCACCAAGGAGTTTTACGCATAG